The segment CCGGCCTGTATGGCGGCTCCGGCTGCCACGACCTCATCGGGGTTGACGCCCTTGTGGGCTTCCTTGCCACCGGTCATTTCCTTGACGAGTTCCTGCACGGCCGGCATGCGGGTGGATCCACCGACGAGGACGATGTCGTCGATGTCGGACATGGACACCCCGGCATCCTTGATCGCCTGGTTGAAGGGTCGCTTCGTGCGGTCGAGCAGGTCTTCGGTCAGTTTCTGGAATTCCGAGCGGGTCAGCTTCTTCTGGAGGTGGAGAGGGCCTTCGGCGGTAGCGGTGATGAACGGCAGGTTCACCTCGGTCTCCGTTACCGACGAGAGTTCGATCTTGGCCTTCTCGGCGGCCTCCTTGAGGCGCTGCATGGCCATCCGGTCCTGCGAGAGGTCCACGCCGGACTCGTTCTTGAACTGGGTGACGAGCCAGTTCATCACCACATCGTCCCAGTCATCGCCGCCGAGCTTGGTGTCGCCTGCGGTCGACTTGACTTCGAAGACGCCCTCACCGATTTCGAGTACGGACACATCGAAGGTGCCGCCTCCGAGGTCGTAGACGAGGATCGTATGGTCATGCTCTTTGTCGAGTCCGTACGCGAGCGACGAAGCGGTGGGCTCGTTGATGATGCGCAGCACGGTCAAGCCGGCGATCTCCCCGGCTTCCTTGGTGGCCTGGCGCTGGGCGTCGTCGAAGTAGGCCGGCACGGTGATGACGGCCTCGGTGACCGGTTCACCGAGGAACGCTTCGGCGTCGCGCTTCATCTTCATGAGGATGCGGGCCGAGATCTCCTGGGCCGTCAGCTTTTTGCCGTTGATCTCGACCGACCAGGACTTGTCGCCCATATGCCGCTTGACCGACCGGATGGTGCGGTCCGGGTTGGTGATCGCCTGGCGTTTGGCGACCTCGCCGACCAGAACCTCGTCATCTTTGAAGGCGACGACCGACGGGGTGGTCCTGCCGCCTTCAGCGTTTGGAACGATCGTGGGTTCCCCGCCCTCGAGGACGGCGATGACGCTGTTGGTTGTGCCGAGGTCGATACCGACTGCCTTGGCCATGGTGGTTGCTCCTTCGTTTCCGGTCGCAGACCGGTCCGTCTTTGTTAGTTCTCAGTGATTATGCACAGTATAACCTGAGTCGACCCTTGTCATATTTCCTCTTTCTTGTGTTTTCTCCTATAGGTAACCGTTTTCGCGCGGGGATCGCCCCATATAGGGTGGGATTGCCGCGCGAAAACAAGATCTCTGCGGTGGCCGCCGGAGCGGCCTCACTGCACGGCGATCAACACGACGCCTGAGACGACCAGGGCGACGCTTCCCATCAGGTGCCAATCCACGTGCTCGTCTCCTTTGAGGAACAGCATTCCGAGCCCGATTGCCCAGATCCCCTGGGTTGCCTGGAGGATGCCGACGACCCAGGCGGGGAGATAGCCGAAGGCGCTGAACTGCGAAAGGAGCGCAATGCTCGTCGTGACGCCGGCGGCCACGAACCACCAGGGGATCGAGTGGACGTTGGCTGCCACCCGTTCGCGAATCGCCCCGCGCAACACATCGACCGACATCAGGACCGCGAAGGCGGCTGTGGCACCCAGGAATGCGCCGATGATCGAGCTATCGAATCGTTGTAGTCCCCACTT is part of the Acidimicrobiia bacterium genome and harbors:
- the dnaK gene encoding molecular chaperone DnaK, with product MAKAVGIDLGTTNSVIAVLEGGEPTIVPNAEGGRTTPSVVAFKDDEVLVGEVAKRQAITNPDRTIRSVKRHMGDKSWSVEINGKKLTAQEISARILMKMKRDAEAFLGEPVTEAVITVPAYFDDAQRQATKEAGEIAGLTVLRIINEPTASSLAYGLDKEHDHTILVYDLGGGTFDVSVLEIGEGVFEVKSTAGDTKLGGDDWDDVVMNWLVTQFKNESGVDLSQDRMAMQRLKEAAEKAKIELSSVTETEVNLPFITATAEGPLHLQKKLTRSEFQKLTEDLLDRTKRPFNQAIKDAGVSMSDIDDIVLVGGSTRMPAVQELVKEMTGGKEAHKGVNPDEVVAAGAAIQAGVLKGDVKDILLLDVTPLTLGIETKGGIMTKMIERNTTIPTRRSETFTTADDNQPEVEIHVLQGERQMAMDNKSLGKFRLTGLPPAPMGMPQIEVTFDIDANGIVHVNAKDLGTGKEQAMTITGGTALAEQDIARMVEDAEAYAEEDRQKRELAEARNHADQIAHQTDKLLKEQADQLQEDEKAGIESALADLKKMAENQSATAEEIRNQIEAVLTASQALAQRLYAQAAQEEAAAGGAEGSDDGDSDEEIVEAEIIDEDGSEA